The Doryrhamphus excisus isolate RoL2022-K1 chromosome 22, RoL_Dexc_1.0, whole genome shotgun sequence genome segment ccgcttattctcaagAGGATCGcaggggcgtgctggagcctatcccagctgtcttcgggacgagaggcggggtacaccctggactggtggccagccaatcacagggcacatatagacaaacaaccattcacactcacattcatacctatggacaatttggagtggctaattaacctagcatgtttttggaatgtgggtggaaacctaCACAaggccaagctaaaactctaaTACACATCAAACAagtcatttgtcttattttattactaaactggataatacaagtgtaaaagtgactataggggtgctatttcatgtctggagggctctagtaatgttaaaaaaacaggtaaacaagttttcattcattcattttctactgcttatcctcacaagggtcgcaggaggtgtgctggagcctatcccagctatctttgggagagaggcggggtacaccctggactggtggccagccaatcacagggcacatatagacaaacaaccattcacactcacattcatacctatggacaatttggagtggctaattaacctagcatgtttttggaatgtgggtggaaacccaCACAAGGGTattaacccacgccaagctaaaactcaaacaCACATCAAAGTCATCAGagtcatttgtcttatttcattactatattgggtaatataagtgtaaaagtaactataggggtgctatttcatgtcttgagggctctagtaatgtaaAAAATGCTCCAATTGGATGCATTTGTGATTAACTTAATTACCTCCTCCCGGGGGGCGCTGCAGTCCGCCAAAGGGATGCGCTTGTAGACCAGACCCTGCGTGGAGTTTTTGTGCTGTGTGAAGATGTCCTTCACCGTCAAGACGCTTTTGAACATCTTCATTTGCTTCTCCTGCTCCAGCGTCACCTCCAGCCACTTCTGGCCTCGCATGATCTCATCCTTCAGGGAGCTCTCCAATTTCTGAAAGCAGGTGAAAGTGAGACGCCTGGAAAAGCCACAGGTGGGAATTGTCCGCTCTTCACCTCGATGACGTGCGGGTCCGAAGACGGGACGGGAATGTGCTGATCCAAGTGCGATGGCTCCCTCTGCGTGAAGATCTGGCCGTTGCCTTCGAGGACCAGCTCCTCCTGCAGGTTGACCCACAACACGTGACTGTGCTTCCTCTTCTCGTCCATCAGGTGGGCCAGCACGGCTCCTGTGGCCTGCCGACGGCAAGGAACACACACGTTATCCCTGGACCCCTCAGGACCCATTAGGGAGGATTAGAGCAGCTCTGAAGCTGCACCTCTGATGTCGGTTGCGCCATTCCGTACACGGGCATCTTGGGCACTCGTCTGAAGTTGACCGCCTTCATCTCCTTCACCGTGCTGAGGACATCGGGGGCCAAGTACTCGTTAGCCACCTGCCCAGACAGAAGAACATGTCAACATTAAAATCATTcattgtaccgcttatcctcacgagacatgctggagcctatccttggagcaagaggcggggtatactgatggccagccaatcacagggcacatatagacaaacaaccattcacactcacattcatacctatggacaatttggagtggctaattaacctagcatgtttttggaatgtgggaggaaaccggagtacccggagaaaacccacagagatgcctgagggtggaattgaaccctggtctcctcgctgtgaggtctgcgcgctcaccactcgaccgccgtgcagccccacattaaaatcattcattcattcattttctaccgcttttccacttttacgaagtgtaatacaagtgtaaacgtgactataggggtgctatttcatgtctggagggctctagtaatattATACctatagtaaatattaatattattatttcacattcggagtacccggagaaaacccacgcatgcaaacttcacacagagatgcacagagggcagaattgaaccctggtctcctagctgtgaggtctgcgcactaaccactcgacggccgtgcagccccacattaaaatcattcattcattcattttctaccgcttttccacttttacaaagtgtaatacaagtgtaaaagtgactataggggtgctatttcatgtctggagggctctagtaatattaaaaaaaacaggtaaacaggttttttaattGGATGTAATTTGTGACAATTACCACTCGGCCACctatagtaaatattaatattattatttcacattcggagtacccggagaaaacccacacatgcaaactccacacggagatgcctgagggtggaattgaaccctcgtctcctagctgtgaggtctgcgcattaaccactcgtccaccgtgcagccccacaaaGCCccacaaatcattcattcattcattttctaccgcttttccacttttataaagtgtaatacaagtgtaaacgtgactataggggtgctatttcatgtctggagggctctagtaatattaaaaaaacaggtaaacaggttttctaattGGATGTAATTTGTGACAATTACCACTCGGCCACgtatagtaaatattaatattattatttcacattcGGAGTACCcgcatgcaaacttcacacagagatgcacagagggtggaattgaaccctggtctcctagctgtgaggtctgcacgctaaccactcgcccaccgtgcagccctacattAAAACCAGCTTGATGGGAATTGCATCCCATGTGTTCATGATAGAAGACACTGGATCCCAGTGGGTCACGTGATTAGTCACGAGATTaatctgcattcttctcctcATGACTGAGGCTCTCTTGGATTTGGGCAAGACTGGGAGGACTGGGAGGCAGCGCTGGGCGAGCTCCGCCATCATATGTGAATGGATTCTGCTTTAAATGTAGACCGAGCTTTGGCAAAAGCCGCCATCATAAGTCCTAATTTGATGAGACTAATGTTGCATCATTACAAGCACAAAGTGTGAAGGATGGTAATAAATACTCGCCAGGACACGGGCTCCCCTGGTGACCAGCTGGGGCGGTGCCGACAGCTCGGAAAGGTCCATACGGGCCAGGAGGCGGTACAGCCAAGTGTGGCAGCACATCCACCGGCTGAAGTTGGACACGAAGGCAAGAGGATACTGCAACGTGTAACAAATGACTTTAGCAGCTGATGGGAAATACTTTGCAATCAGCGGCGAGTCCTTCGCcgccatccacccacccacctgctCATGGAGGTATGCGTTAAACACAATCAAGTAGAAGTAGCGCTCCAAGCTCTGCCTGGCTCTGTTGAGGAAGTAGTCTTTGGTGCTGTTTCCCTGAAGGTCAACACAGAGGATTGTGTGAATGAATGGGCATgagcataaaaaatatatataaaaacaaatatcaatccatccattttctgtaccacttatcctaacgagggtcgcgagtatgctggagcctatcccagatgtcttcgggcgagagacggggtccaccctggactggtacaacaaccattcacactcacattcatgcctatggacaatttggagtcgctaattagcctagcatgtttttggaatgtgggaggaaacctacacAAGGGTAtgaacccacgccaagctaaaactctaaCTTGACATCAACCCACATCAAACAagtcatttgtcttattttattactatactgggtaatacaagtgtaaaagtgactataggggtgctatttcatgtctgcggggctctagtaatgttgaaaaaaaacaggtaaacaagttttcattcattcattttctaccgcttatactcgcgagggtcgcgggggtgctggagcctatcccagctgtcttcagggcgagaggcggggtacaccctggactggtggccagccaatcccagggcacatatagtcaaacaaccattcacactcacattcatacctatggacaatttggagtcgctaattagcctagcatgtttttggaatgtgggaggaaacctacacaagggtattaacccacgccaagctaaaactaacaagtcatttgtcttattttattactatactgggtaatacaagtgtaaaagtaactataggggtgctatttcatgtctggggagctctagtaatgttaaaaaaaacaggtaaacaagttttcattcattcattttctaccgcttatcctcacaagggttgcggggggtgctggagcctatcccagctgtcttcagggcgagaggcggggtccaccctggactggtggccagccaatcacagggcccatatagacaaacaaccattcacactcacattcatacctatggacaatttggagtcgctaattagcctagcatgtttttggaatgtgggaggaaacctacacaagggtattaacccacgccaagctaaaactaacaagtcatttgtcttattttattactatactgggtaatacaagtgtaaaagtgactataggggtgctatttcatgtctgcggggctctagtaatgttgaaaaaaaaacaggtaaacaagttttcattcattcattttctaccgcttatactcacgagggtcgcgggggtgctggagcctatcccagctgtcttcagggcgagaggcggggtacaccctggactggtggccagccaatcacagggcccatatagacaaacaaccattcacactcacatttgtacctatggacaatttggagtcgctaattaacctagcatgtttttggaatgtgggaggaaacctacacaagggtattaacccacgccaagctaaaactcttaacttcaaacaagtcatttgtcttattttattactatactgggtaatacaagtgtaaaagtgactataggggtgctatttcatgtctggggagctctagtaatgttaaaaaaacacaggtaaacaagttttcattcattcattttctaccgcttatcctcacaagggttgcggggggtgctggagcctatcccagctgtcttcagcgcGAGAGACGggatccaccctggactggtggccagccaatcacagggcacatatagtcaaacaaccattcacactcacattcatacctatggacaatttggagtcgctaattagcctagcatgtttttgaaatgtgggaggaaacctacacaagggtattaacccacgccaagctaaaactaacaagtcatttgtcttattttattactatactgggtaatacaagtgtaaaagtgactataggggtgctatttcatgtctggggagctctagtaatgttaaaaaaaacaggtaaacaagttttcattcattcattttctaccgcatatcctcacaagggttgcgggggtgctggagcctatcccagctgtcttcaggcgagagacggggtacaccctggactggtggccagccaatcacagggcacatatagacaaacaaccattcacactcacattcatacctatggacaatttggagtcgctaattagcctagcatgtttttgaaatgtgggaggaaacctacacaagggtattaacccacgccaagctaaaactaaaaagtaatttgtcttattttattactatactgggtaatacaagtgtaaaagtgactataggggtgctatttcatgtctggggagctctagtaatgttaaaaaaaaaacaggtaaatgagttttcattcattcattttctaccacttatcctcatggggGTTGCGGGGGATCCTGGAGCCTACCAACCTGAATCTGGTAATCATCTCCAATGCCCTCCAACTTGCTCTTGTTCTCGTATATTGCTTCTTTTATGTTGTGCATTTCCGAACACAGCGCTATCGCCTGGTCCACCTTTGAGGAGGAACACACTGTTAGccttttttattacaaaagtgTAATCCCAACACGTACTACCATGGGTTCACCTCTTCCACTATTTGCTGTCCGTTAGGGAGCCTGCTGATGAGAGACTGGATGATGCGGAAAATCGGTTTGGGCTCTGAAGACGCAGGCACCTTCTCAAgtctgcatgaaaaaaaaaaaaaaagaatgtatcACAAGTGTCgtatgttgtcatggtgataagTTCTTACTGAGGCGGCGGACACGAGTCGCCCCTGAGGTGGTTCATCACCAGCGTGCCCAGGATCATGGCCAGGGTGGTGCGCCCAACGCCCACCTGGCAACTAAAGAGCAGGGCGGGTGGCTGCCGTGTGGCGTCGTGTCCCAGAGACAAGCTGGGGCTCTCCTgggaaggaaaaataataactcTTTTATGATGTTTATGTTCAAAAGTACTACTATCGATAAGAACCAATATGTTTGATTTAAAGGAAATATCGATATATTATATTGCATGCTGCTTGTGGAAATAGTACCCACTTTTGTATGCAGTGGAAAAGAGGCAATAATTGATACATTCGTCcacagaaagaagaaaaaacacagaaaagaacaaCACGAACATCTCGTGTGAGTGAAGagtaaaacagaataaaaggaCTAAATAGCAGATTTGTGCTATAAATAACTCTCATATGACACAAAGGAAAAGATCCAAATGTACTAGAACAGGGTACTCACTTCTTCAGCCTAAaagatactttaaaaaaaagtccctcgtactataaatgtatttataaatagaagTATTTAAGTATGTcctacatatacgtatatatatatatatatcaggggtGCATGCACACACTTTTTTTGGTACCTCTAACGataaaatttattcattcattctctactgcttatcctcacgagggtgctggagcctatcccagctgtcttcgagcgagaggcgggaggcagtacactctggactggtggccagccaatcacagggcacatatagacaaacaaccattcacactcacattcatacctatggacaatttgggagtcgctaattaagctagcatgtttttggaatgtgggaggaaacccacacaagggccaagctaaaactctaaTACACATCAAACAAGTAATTTGTCTTATTTcattactatactgggtaatacaagtgtaaaagtgactataggggcgctatttcatgttttgaggGCTCTAGTagtgtaaacaagttttcattcattcattttctataccgcttattctcaagAGGATCGcaggggcgtgctggagcctatcccagctgtcttcggggcgagaggcggggtacaccctggactggtggccagccaatcacagggcacatatagacaaacaaccattcacactcacattcatacctatggacaatttggagtggctaattaacctagcatgtttttggaatgtgggaggaaacctacacAAGTGTATTAACCCACGCTAGCTAAAACTCTAACTTTACATCAAcccacatcattcattcattcattcattttctaccgcttatcctcaagagggtcgcgggggttgctggagcctatcccagctgtctttcgcaAGAGgcgacattcatacctatggacaattaggagtcgctaattaacctagcatgttttcggaatgtgtgaggaaacccggagaacccggagaaaacatgcaaactccacaaagagatggccgagggtggaattgaaccctggtctcctagctgtgaggtctcgaGCTGTGAGGACTCgagcgccgtgccgccccaacccACATCAAACAagtcttattttattactatactgtgtaatacaagtgtaaaagtgactataggggtgctatttcatgtctggagggctctagtaatattaaaaacaaacaggtaaacaagttttctatgctctaattggATGTAATTTGTGACAATTACCACTCGGCCACCttatagtaaatattaatattattatttcacattcACAGTTGACAGATAATCAATAAactaaaaagatcaaataaaataaatagatataaaaaGATATAAACAGTGAAAATGTGTCATAACGACTTACCCTGAGTATGTTTACAAAAGCGTCCAAGTCTTGTTCCAGTGGGGCTCCCTCTACTGGCAGTGGTAATCTATAATACCTgaaccaaacaggaagtcagattTACGTCATTTAGGAACATACGGACAGACTCAAGAGGAGCAACGTAGACCACCTGTAGGCTGGCATGGTGAACACGGGCCTCTTGTAGACCTCCTCGGTCACGTGGATGTCCTCCTCGCACGTGATGAGCGTCTTCTGAGGCTCGTCCTTGAGGAACTCGATGTCGTTGTAGATGTAGAAGACGTTGTCGTTGAGCTTGGCAAAATCGTGGAGCTGCGGAGGAACAGAATAAATAACCGTTTTGTCGCTTgaggaaataaaacacaaatagagTAGAAGGTGCTGAGTTAGTCACCTCCTTCCTGATGGTGAGCTCCAAGCTTTCCACTTGCTCCTCTTTGTCCAGACCATGAAGGTTCTCATGGAGGTTTTCCTTCCTCCTGGGGGTGTACGGGGCAAAGTCGTCACCCTTGCGCAGGAAGACCACAGGCTCCTCTCGCACGCAAAAGAATATGACTTcctgatgaagaaaaaaaaaaaggaacatcaAAAGTCTGTGTTGTCTTCTTCCTTAATGTCACATGACTCCACCTCATGTCCTTGCGCTTGGAGCCTCTGCAGAACCTGCTTGAAGCCATTCAGGCTGGGCTGACCCATCCCGTACAGCGGGTAGGACCCCTTGACCTGGCGGAAATTGGGCGCCCCGTAGGTGCCGGTGGTACTGAGGACGTCCGCTTTGCTGTACGCATCCTGCACCATGAAGTACTTTCCCTTGAAGAAACACAAGATTACAGAGATCCATCATAGTTAAGTCAAtgtcgccctctagtggcttCTTAGCGACCTGCAGCTTCTAATCAGTCAGGCTGTGTGTGGCatggttgatttttttcttcagcgCTTTGAACTTTTTAGCGAGCGGGATATGTTGCCAGCGTGACTTGAGTTCAAACGCACCCACAAAGTAATTGCGCGGTGTAATTGCGGGGTTGGAAATACGTTAATTATCGTGCTTTTCTCCTCGATTTTAGTGCATTCCCCAAGGGTGCGCAGAAAAACGTGCAGCGTTAAAAAGAAACACTGGGAAACTGACAAGAAGACCATCACTATCATCAAGActttacaaagaaaaaacaagaaacaaatcgaaaaacaaaccaacagggttctaatagtgttaaaaaaaaaacaatgtttattaataaggaatcctactttgtggaaattcacttattaaaactgcaataaacgagggactactaTATGTATAATTAATTACATATGACTTGCatacacattttatagagattTGACAACAAACTCTTACTTATTCTCCATTATATATGTCTATTAGGGCGagtagttttgctttattttggttttatttagtttgattACAAAGTGACTTTATACTTGCTACTGCTAACACAAGAAAAAGTACGGCAAGCGTGGACAAATTAAGCCTGATTTATGTTGTCTTTGACATAACTGGAGTGTTACAATAGCTTAgcttaaataaatatgtttttcgtCATTTTTCTTAAGCCGCTGCTGCCGCTTCCCAGAGTCCTGACTCGAACTTTGACTTTGTCCACATGGAAATATtctagagatttttttttttttggtcaagtgaCATTAATCGTTTTCAAAAAGTAGCGTATTTGCTTGTCTGTATGTAAATGACAaacgttaaaaatgttaataaaatatcatttcagAACGCCATTTTTATGTACATGAAAGGATGAAACGACAAAAATACTTTGAAAATGTTTCCATGTGGATAAGCTCTTTGACATAACTGGAGTGTTACAGTAGCTTAGCttaaataattatgtttttcGTCATTTTTCTTAAGCCGCTGCTGCCGCTTCCCAGAGTCCTGACTCGAACTTTGGCTCTATCCACATGGAAATAttccagagatttttttttttttttttttttggtcaagtgaCATTAATCGTTTTCAAAAAGTAGCGTATTTGCTAGTCTGCATGTAAATGACAaacgttaaaaatgttaataaaatatcatttcagAACGCCATTTTTATGTACATGAAAGGATGAAACGACAAAAATACTTTGAAAATGTTTCCATGTGGATAACCTCTTTGACATAACTGGAGTGTTACAATAGCTTAGCTTAAATACTAATTATGTTTTTCGTCATTTTTCTTAAGCCGCTGCTGCCGCTTCCCAGAGTCCTGACTCGAACTTTGGCTCTGTCCACATGGAAATATTctcgagattttttttttttttttttttttggtcaagtgaCATTAATCGTTTTCAAAAAGTAGCGTATTTGCTTGTCTGCATGTAAATGAAAaacgttaaaaatgtt includes the following:
- the pald1a gene encoding paladin isoform X2; translation: MGTTASAAPPPPPVTSPLESVHGNGTMADSRPLLSANPFQTVNVHNNKAKSIITNKVAPVVITYNCKQEFQIHDDIRKSNYKVGRISDAMPEHYLVQGKYFMVQDAYSKADVLSTTGTYGAPNFRQVKGSYPLYGMGQPSLNGFKQVLQRLQAQGHEEVIFFCVREEPVVFLRKGDDFAPYTPRRKENLHENLHGLDKEEQVESLELTIRKELHDFAKLNDNVFYIYNDIEFLKDEPQKTLITCEEDIHVTEEVYKRPVFTMPAYRYYRLPLPVEGAPLEQDLDAFVNILRESPSLSLGHDATRQPPALLFSCQVGVGRTTLAMILGTLVMNHLRGDSCPPPQLEKVPASSEPKPIFRIIQSLISRLPNGQQIVEEVDQAIALCSEMHNIKEAIYENKSKLEGIGDDYQIQGNSTKDYFLNRARQSLERYFYLIVFNAYLHEQYPLAFVSNFSRWMCCHTWLYRLLARMDLSELSAPPQLVTRGARVLVANEYLAPDVLSTVKEMKAVNFRRVPKMPVYGMAQPTSEATGAVLAHLMDEKRKHSHVLWVNLQEELVLEGNGQIFTQREPSHLDQHIPVPSSDPHVIEKLESSLKDEIMRGQKWLEVTLEQEKQMKMFKSVLTVKDIFTQHKNSTQGLVYKRIPLADCSAPREEDFDKLLDAMKSALAEDSRSAFVFNCSNGKGRTTTAMVVSVLTLWHFNGFPEFTEDEIVSVPDAKYTKGEFQVVMQLVRLLPDGNRMKCEVDMALDSVSETMTPMHYHLREIIICTYRQIKSGKSEKECHELLLKSLQYLERYIYLILFNTYLHLEKKTSYQRSFSLWMEQVAARAGVYDILNRLSFSEFNNPRDAPLTPLARLRWRWQQQNLPSLPFRGDFL
- the pald1a gene encoding paladin isoform X1, encoding MADNKQRRKGSGNASLTCVWSMGTTASAAPPPPPVTSPLESVHGNGTMADSRPLLSANPFQTVNVHNNKAKSIITNKVAPVVITYNCKQEFQIHDDIRKSNYKVGRISDAMPEHYLVQGKYFMVQDAYSKADVLSTTGTYGAPNFRQVKGSYPLYGMGQPSLNGFKQVLQRLQAQGHEEVIFFCVREEPVVFLRKGDDFAPYTPRRKENLHENLHGLDKEEQVESLELTIRKELHDFAKLNDNVFYIYNDIEFLKDEPQKTLITCEEDIHVTEEVYKRPVFTMPAYRYYRLPLPVEGAPLEQDLDAFVNILRESPSLSLGHDATRQPPALLFSCQVGVGRTTLAMILGTLVMNHLRGDSCPPPQLEKVPASSEPKPIFRIIQSLISRLPNGQQIVEEVDQAIALCSEMHNIKEAIYENKSKLEGIGDDYQIQGNSTKDYFLNRARQSLERYFYLIVFNAYLHEQYPLAFVSNFSRWMCCHTWLYRLLARMDLSELSAPPQLVTRGARVLVANEYLAPDVLSTVKEMKAVNFRRVPKMPVYGMAQPTSEATGAVLAHLMDEKRKHSHVLWVNLQEELVLEGNGQIFTQREPSHLDQHIPVPSSDPHVIEKLESSLKDEIMRGQKWLEVTLEQEKQMKMFKSVLTVKDIFTQHKNSTQGLVYKRIPLADCSAPREEDFDKLLDAMKSALAEDSRSAFVFNCSNGKGRTTTAMVVSVLTLWHFNGFPEFTEDEIVSVPDAKYTKGEFQVVMQLVRLLPDGNRMKCEVDMALDSVSETMTPMHYHLREIIICTYRQIKSGKSEKECHELLLKSLQYLERYIYLILFNTYLHLEKKTSYQRSFSLWMEQVAARAGVYDILNRLSFSEFNNPRDAPLTPLARLRWRWQQQNLPSLPFRGDFL